Proteins encoded within one genomic window of Rossellomorea vietnamensis:
- a CDS encoding EAL domain-containing protein: protein MKSFQFIYKDEHSLNQFIQEQGIDQHSSLLIQAFVGGAPFAVIEGLQRLINRILPQGILIGCNSNAQVIKEAIVSEIVLSFTIFESTTIESLLQEKSGPSKQLGIHLNEAVGKSDTKAFIIFASHLQLGIQEFLEGVSERGDEVAIVGGVSSDLPHNRPTYVFTNHEITSEGFVTASLSGEELKVHSHSVEEWQEVGPVFNITKAQGNILKEINHVKPIRILETYLGKRFVTDLPDSSIEFPFLLQKKNDKVAVYIVNVLTNGSVELSREVTEGETVSFGFVDVQDLIRSTTKLLSRLKRRPVETHFVYNCIARRRYVRDVTNQELSYLNQVSPLTGFFSYGELGNSGGEPKLMAHSLSYLGLSEGIREPITDIKIDFQLTPEADVMMSLTHLVNTAEKDIKELTQNIQISEEYYRSLFDNNTDFVYSTDLNGRFNSLNPSFMKTFGFTREEVLGKSALNFIRKEDAVRVRRHFYRAMDGREQYYDLPIASKKGEVNFFQIKNIPITVEGKCVGIFGIGRNVTKERQFEKKITQLAYYDGETDLPNKMKFREMVDEHIQRAKKKKRQLAVLFLDMDRFKMINDTLGHFVGDVIIKELSQRIQGILPKGAYLGRFSGDKFTVLLTKEVNEATISEITQDILETVQAPFSYQGKEFYISVSIGAGIYPRDGEETADLLRNADSALNWAKSKGGNNTVYFSRDMEEEITRKVEMEAHLRRAVEKRELFIAFQPILHIQGQSLIGCESLLRWQHPTWGLIPPGEFIPLAEETGLIHDIGKWVLVESCIQLKEWLDQEAGEFYISVNVSARQFQHPTFLNDVEEALAISGLPAEYLCLELTETIMLHDAAHTIEAMKSLAGLGVKLAIDDFGTGYSSLSYLKHLPLHILKIDRSFVQNMSDHTPDVAIVQSISTMGKGLKMKVVAEGVETPGQLELLKELGCDFAQGFLIERPMSLEKMNIFLKKMHLVTSLEI from the coding sequence GTGAAGTCCTTTCAATTCATATATAAAGACGAACACTCCCTGAACCAATTTATTCAAGAGCAAGGTATAGATCAACATTCCTCCCTCCTGATCCAGGCATTTGTCGGCGGTGCCCCTTTCGCTGTCATAGAAGGGCTGCAACGTCTCATTAACAGGATATTACCCCAGGGGATCCTCATTGGCTGCAACTCGAACGCTCAAGTCATAAAAGAAGCGATTGTATCAGAGATCGTCTTATCCTTTACGATATTTGAAAGCACCACAATAGAGTCCCTTTTACAAGAAAAATCAGGACCCAGTAAGCAACTGGGTATCCATCTGAACGAAGCTGTAGGGAAATCCGACACCAAAGCGTTCATTATCTTTGCGAGCCACTTACAGCTGGGAATTCAGGAATTCTTGGAAGGTGTATCGGAAAGAGGGGATGAAGTGGCCATCGTCGGCGGTGTTTCTTCTGATTTGCCTCATAATAGGCCGACATACGTATTCACGAACCACGAAATAACAAGCGAAGGCTTTGTAACGGCTTCTTTGAGTGGTGAGGAGTTAAAGGTCCATTCCCACAGCGTAGAAGAGTGGCAGGAAGTAGGCCCCGTCTTCAATATCACGAAAGCACAAGGGAATATATTGAAGGAAATCAATCATGTGAAACCGATCCGTATCCTTGAAACCTATTTAGGGAAGAGATTTGTGACTGATCTTCCTGACTCTTCGATCGAGTTTCCTTTTCTTTTGCAAAAAAAGAATGATAAAGTGGCGGTCTATATCGTGAATGTGCTGACTAATGGAAGTGTTGAACTCAGTCGGGAAGTGACGGAGGGTGAGACGGTGTCATTTGGATTTGTTGATGTGCAGGATTTAATCCGCTCCACAACAAAGCTCTTATCCCGACTGAAACGCCGACCGGTGGAAACTCATTTTGTCTATAATTGTATAGCCAGAAGAAGATATGTTCGCGATGTAACGAATCAGGAACTTTCCTATCTAAATCAGGTATCGCCATTGACCGGTTTCTTCTCTTACGGAGAATTAGGAAATAGTGGGGGTGAACCAAAGCTGATGGCTCATTCCCTTTCGTATCTTGGATTGTCTGAAGGGATACGTGAACCTATCACGGATATTAAGATCGATTTTCAATTAACGCCTGAAGCCGATGTTATGATGAGTTTGACCCATTTAGTCAATACAGCGGAAAAGGACATAAAAGAATTAACACAAAACATCCAGATCTCTGAGGAGTATTACCGTTCCCTTTTTGATAATAATACGGATTTTGTCTACAGTACCGATCTGAATGGCCGATTTAATTCCCTCAACCCTTCATTCATGAAAACATTTGGATTTACGAGGGAAGAGGTTCTTGGGAAATCCGCCCTTAACTTTATCAGGAAAGAGGACGCGGTGCGGGTAAGGAGGCATTTTTACCGGGCGATGGATGGAAGAGAACAGTATTATGATCTTCCCATTGCATCCAAGAAAGGTGAGGTGAATTTCTTTCAAATCAAGAATATCCCGATTACCGTTGAGGGGAAATGTGTCGGGATCTTCGGGATAGGTCGAAATGTCACGAAAGAGCGTCAATTTGAGAAAAAAATCACGCAGCTCGCATATTATGATGGTGAAACCGATCTGCCTAATAAGATGAAGTTCAGGGAAATGGTAGACGAGCATATTCAAAGGGCGAAGAAGAAGAAACGGCAGCTGGCGGTATTGTTTCTGGATATGGACCGTTTCAAGATGATTAATGATACCCTTGGTCATTTTGTGGGAGATGTCATCATCAAAGAACTTTCCCAAAGGATTCAAGGGATCCTCCCCAAAGGAGCATACCTCGGCCGATTCAGTGGGGATAAATTTACGGTGCTCCTCACGAAAGAGGTGAATGAAGCCACTATTTCAGAAATTACCCAGGATATACTGGAAACCGTCCAGGCACCTTTTTCTTATCAGGGCAAAGAATTTTACATATCCGTCAGTATCGGTGCAGGCATATATCCCCGGGATGGGGAAGAGACTGCCGACTTGTTAAGAAATGCCGATTCTGCTCTAAACTGGGCCAAATCCAAGGGCGGGAATAATACCGTTTATTTCTCAAGGGATATGGAAGAAGAGATTACACGGAAGGTGGAAATGGAGGCCCATCTCAGACGAGCCGTCGAGAAACGGGAGTTGTTCATCGCGTTTCAACCCATCCTTCACATTCAGGGTCAATCCCTGATAGGCTGTGAATCATTGCTCAGATGGCAGCATCCAACCTGGGGGTTGATCCCGCCAGGTGAATTCATCCCCCTTGCAGAAGAAACAGGGCTGATACATGATATCGGTAAATGGGTCCTGGTCGAATCCTGTATACAGTTAAAAGAGTGGTTAGACCAAGAGGCGGGGGAGTTCTATATATCTGTCAACGTTTCAGCACGGCAATTCCAGCACCCTACATTCCTGAATGATGTGGAAGAAGCGTTGGCTATATCCGGGCTGCCGGCGGAATACCTCTGCCTGGAACTGACTGAGACGATCATGCTTCATGACGCAGCTCATACAATCGAAGCCATGAAATCACTTGCTGGTCTTGGGGTGAAGCTTGCGATTGATGATTTCGGCACAGGTTACTCTTCTTTAAGTTACTTGAAGCATCTCCCTCTTCATATCCTGAAAATCGATCGTTCGTTTGTACAGAATATGAGCGATCACACACCTGATGTCGCGATCGTTCAATCCATCTCCACCATGGGGAAGGGATTGAAGATGAAAGTGGTGGCCGAAGGGGTGGAAACCCCCGGGCAATTAGAGTTATTGAAGGAGCTTGGCTGTGATTTTGCGCAAGGGTTTCTGATTGAAAGGCCGATGTCACTGGAGAAAATGAACATATTTCTAAAGAAAATGCACCTCGTGACAAGCCTGGAAATATAA
- a CDS encoding DUF418 domain-containing protein: MNNLSPIEQSERIVSLDVIRGFSLLGIFIINMISFHSPFLYFDPYTWWKTPEDTALFPWIDVLVQASFYPLFAMMFGYGLGIQQQRATMKGTSFYLFGVRRLLILLGIGCIHAFLIWSGDILINYAVFGLILLGFMRLSGKGLMWLGGMLFLMPQLFFSILLVLMTFSDPTGVTNYTNIAALQDSVSAYASGSFSSIMEQRFQDWYIVNSPDNLLFLLLSILPMMMIGAGASKLQLLSKVRKHKKVWMITGGCTLLVGIIIKALPLLIESNFAYSYIQDFLGGPFLSVSYAIILSLLLLNEKMMKWSKPFASVGKMSLSNYLMQSIIGTLIFYSYGFGLYGEVTLTTGTMLAVGIYVIQVILSEMWLSKFQYGPVEKLWRVLSYGRRNVVKKGEV; the protein is encoded by the coding sequence ATGAACAACTTGTCGCCAATTGAACAATCAGAACGTATTGTAAGTCTCGATGTGATCAGGGGATTCTCTCTGCTCGGCATCTTTATCATCAACATGATTTCCTTCCATTCACCGTTTCTGTACTTTGATCCGTATACCTGGTGGAAAACACCTGAAGATACGGCATTATTTCCATGGATTGATGTTTTGGTCCAAGCGAGTTTCTATCCCTTATTCGCCATGATGTTTGGCTATGGGCTGGGGATCCAGCAGCAAAGGGCAACGATGAAAGGGACGTCCTTCTACCTGTTTGGGGTAAGAAGACTCCTTATTTTATTGGGTATCGGCTGTATTCATGCCTTCCTGATCTGGTCAGGGGACATCCTGATAAATTACGCCGTTTTCGGTCTGATCCTTCTTGGTTTCATGCGGCTTTCCGGGAAGGGATTGATGTGGCTGGGAGGAATGCTATTTCTCATGCCGCAGTTGTTTTTCAGTATTTTACTAGTGTTGATGACATTCTCTGATCCCACGGGTGTGACCAATTATACGAACATTGCCGCATTGCAGGATTCGGTCTCAGCCTATGCCTCAGGAAGCTTCAGCAGTATCATGGAACAACGCTTTCAGGACTGGTATATAGTGAACTCACCTGACAATCTTTTATTCTTGTTACTTTCGATTCTTCCTATGATGATGATCGGGGCAGGCGCAAGTAAACTTCAGCTATTGAGCAAAGTCAGAAAGCATAAGAAGGTTTGGATGATAACAGGTGGATGTACGTTACTCGTTGGAATCATCATTAAAGCGCTGCCGTTACTCATTGAGTCCAACTTCGCTTACAGCTATATACAGGACTTTTTAGGAGGTCCGTTCTTATCAGTATCTTATGCAATAATCCTTTCATTATTATTGTTGAATGAAAAAATGATGAAATGGAGCAAGCCATTCGCTTCAGTAGGGAAAATGTCCCTCTCAAATTACCTGATGCAATCCATCATCGGCACCCTGATCTTCTATTCCTATGGGTTTGGACTTTACGGAGAAGTGACGTTAACGACAGGGACGATGCTGGCAGTGGGGATTTATGTCATACAGGTGATCCTATCTGAAATGTGGTTATCCAAGTTTCAATATGGACCTGTTGAAAAGCTTTGGCGGGTATTAAGTTATGGTAGACGCAATGTTGTGAAAAAGGGAGAAGTGTAA
- a CDS encoding HNH endonuclease, producing MSKRAIGACELCARRNVEITIHHLTPKEVGGTFLPTAQLCIPCHKQIHSLYTNDELGARLNSIEELRKDEKIHAFIKWIRKQPPTKLVKTKKSHERRKKR from the coding sequence ATGAGTAAAAGAGCGATTGGTGCATGTGAGTTATGTGCCAGGAGAAATGTAGAAATTACGATTCATCACCTCACACCCAAGGAGGTCGGGGGAACATTCCTCCCCACGGCACAACTATGCATTCCTTGTCATAAACAGATTCATTCCCTTTACACAAATGATGAACTAGGAGCAAGATTAAACTCAATCGAAGAGTTAAGAAAAGATGAGAAGATTCATGCATTCATAAAATGGATCCGAAAGCAGCCGCCTACTAAATTAGTCAAAACGAAGAAAAGCCACGAGCGAAGAAAGAAGAGATAG
- a CDS encoding spore germination protein GerPB produces MTNYYVQQSIQIQFIKIGGMSNSSVLQIGTCGQINTNDYLYNTGGFTEPAPEAEKNGSVSQGPSASPLVPLQRP; encoded by the coding sequence ATGACGAATTATTATGTTCAACAATCCATACAGATACAATTCATTAAAATCGGGGGAATGTCCAATTCTTCCGTATTGCAGATCGGTACATGTGGACAGATAAATACAAATGACTATCTGTATAATACCGGTGGTTTCACGGAACCTGCTCCTGAAGCAGAAAAAAACGGGAGTGTTTCACAGGGACCATCAGCATCTCCTTTAGTTCCTCTTCAAAGGCCTTAA
- the asnB gene encoding asparagine synthase (glutamine-hydrolyzing), with amino-acid sequence MITMCGITGWIHYKQDMSNEKEVVEKMAETLSKRGPDETNVWVERHAAFGHKRLIVVDPAGGRQPMSLNHNGHPFTICYNGELYNTEDLRQVLIEKGYTFKGHSDTEVLLTSYIEWREECVQHLNGIFAFAVWDSEKGHAFIGRDRMGVKPLFYVEKDEGILFASEIKALLAHPDVLPQVDLQGLSEVLGLGPSRTPGNGVFKGVKELRPAHSMIFSKEGLNIWRYWNVKSEEHTDSFIETVSKVRFLLKDAIERQLVSDVPLCTFLSGGLDSSAITAVAANSYKEEGKGKLHTYSIDYEENDQYFKANDFQPNSDAPWIEKMTAEFDTIHHKCEISQQELKDYLIEAVHVRDLPGMADVDSSLLWFCREIKEDFTVGLSGECADEIFGGYPWFHRPEDFNRRGFPWMRSTAERQGLLKDEWSKKLNLEEYVLEQYDRTVAETPLLDGESEVETKRRQLFYLNLLWFMTTLLDRKDRMSMGASLEVRVPFADHRLVEYVWNIPWEMKMHEGREKGILRKALEGVLPHEVLYRKKSPYPKTHHPEYTKLVSDWLNEILEDKSSILYELFDEEKLKEIVASGGAAFEVPWYGQLMTGPQLLAHLAQIHVWFKDYKIEIVE; translated from the coding sequence ATGATCACTATGTGCGGAATTACAGGTTGGATCCATTATAAACAGGATATGTCGAATGAAAAAGAAGTTGTTGAGAAAATGGCGGAAACCCTTTCTAAAAGGGGACCTGACGAAACGAATGTATGGGTCGAACGGCATGCTGCGTTCGGTCATAAACGATTGATCGTAGTCGATCCGGCAGGAGGAAGGCAGCCGATGAGCCTCAACCATAACGGACACCCTTTCACCATATGCTATAACGGAGAGCTGTACAATACAGAAGATCTAAGGCAAGTACTTATAGAGAAGGGATATACCTTCAAAGGGCATTCTGATACCGAGGTCCTGTTAACTTCCTATATTGAGTGGAGGGAAGAATGTGTCCAGCACCTGAACGGGATCTTCGCCTTTGCAGTATGGGACAGTGAGAAGGGGCATGCATTTATAGGAAGGGACAGAATGGGCGTAAAGCCTTTATTTTATGTTGAAAAGGATGAAGGCATCCTGTTTGCATCCGAAATCAAGGCTTTACTTGCTCATCCCGATGTTTTGCCACAGGTGGACCTGCAGGGGCTTTCGGAAGTGCTCGGCCTCGGCCCATCCCGCACTCCCGGGAATGGGGTGTTCAAAGGGGTGAAAGAACTTCGTCCAGCCCACAGCATGATCTTCTCCAAGGAAGGCTTAAATATTTGGAGATATTGGAATGTAAAAAGTGAGGAGCATACGGATTCGTTCATCGAAACGGTCTCGAAAGTGCGTTTTCTGCTTAAGGATGCCATAGAGAGGCAGCTTGTTTCCGATGTACCGCTGTGCACATTCTTATCGGGAGGACTCGATTCAAGTGCCATTACGGCGGTGGCAGCAAATTCATATAAGGAAGAGGGGAAAGGGAAACTCCATACGTACTCCATTGATTATGAAGAAAATGACCAATACTTTAAAGCGAATGATTTCCAACCGAACTCCGATGCCCCTTGGATTGAAAAGATGACTGCTGAATTCGATACGATTCATCATAAATGTGAAATCAGTCAACAAGAGTTAAAGGACTATTTGATTGAAGCAGTGCATGTAAGGGACCTTCCGGGTATGGCCGATGTGGATTCATCTCTCTTATGGTTCTGCAGAGAAATCAAAGAGGACTTTACAGTGGGGCTATCCGGTGAATGTGCGGATGAAATCTTTGGGGGGTATCCGTGGTTTCACCGGCCGGAAGATTTCAACCGCAGAGGATTCCCATGGATGCGTTCCACCGCGGAACGACAGGGGCTTCTCAAAGATGAGTGGAGTAAGAAATTAAACCTCGAGGAATATGTTCTGGAGCAGTATGATCGCACGGTTGCCGAAACCCCGTTGTTAGATGGGGAAAGTGAAGTGGAGACGAAAAGGAGACAATTATTCTATTTAAACTTATTATGGTTCATGACGACCTTGCTGGATCGAAAGGACCGCATGAGTATGGGAGCGAGCCTCGAAGTCCGCGTTCCGTTTGCAGACCATAGACTTGTAGAGTATGTGTGGAATATCCCGTGGGAGATGAAAATGCATGAAGGCAGGGAAAAAGGCATCCTGAGGAAGGCACTTGAAGGCGTACTCCCCCATGAAGTTCTTTACAGAAAGAAAAGCCCATACCCGAAAACCCATCACCCGGAGTATACAAAACTGGTCAGTGACTGGCTCAATGAAATCCTGGAAGACAAGTCAAGCATTCTCTATGAATTATTTGACGAAGAGAAACTCAAAGAAATCGTCGCAAGCGGGGGAGCAGCCTTTGAAGTCCCCTGGTACGGCCAACTCATGACCGGTCCCCAACTGCTTGCCCATCTTGCCCAGATCCATGTGTGGTTCAAGGATTATAAGATTGAAATTGTGGAGTGA
- the gerPC gene encoding spore germination protein GerPC — translation MTNYYMTPQQLYQYIDMLNSRIVALEKKVDELSQELTTIKDTPKINVEKIEYKFDQLKVESLDGTLNIGLNPSNLKDTIEDLAVDQNVNVDSIKDLTPYKERITKEIQAYIQAEVPALIQDNEMQFQRSLDPSYYEMVQQDLLNQMPQRIDFYLENIPHVESKQSEGEWERKIISKIKQDIQTALFSFMSQMPENMEGMNNNEPPSNQS, via the coding sequence ATGACTAATTACTATATGACACCCCAACAACTGTATCAGTATATCGACATGTTGAATTCGAGAATTGTCGCGTTAGAAAAGAAAGTAGATGAGCTCTCACAGGAATTGACGACGATCAAAGATACTCCCAAGATCAATGTGGAAAAAATTGAATATAAGTTCGATCAGCTTAAAGTCGAGTCCCTGGACGGTACGTTGAACATCGGCCTTAACCCAAGTAATTTAAAGGATACGATAGAAGATTTGGCCGTTGATCAGAATGTGAATGTCGATTCAATCAAAGACCTGACTCCTTATAAAGAAAGGATAACGAAAGAAATACAAGCATATATTCAAGCCGAAGTACCTGCCCTGATTCAAGACAATGAAATGCAATTCCAACGATCCCTCGATCCTTCTTATTATGAAATGGTGCAGCAAGACCTTCTGAATCAGATGCCGCAGAGAATCGATTTCTATCTGGAGAACATACCGCATGTCGAGTCCAAACAATCTGAAGGGGAATGGGAAAGAAAAATCATTTCAAAGATCAAACAGGATATTCAAACGGCACTCTTCTCCTTTATGTCCCAGATGCCGGAAAATATGGAAGGGATGAATAACAATGAACCTCCAAGTAATCAATCGTGA
- a CDS encoding YisL family protein: MFDNTHAHITTWVVAIILFFVAVGLHNAGKKKGMKVVHMILRLFYLLIILTGALLFWKHQGINPALYGIKGLVGIWVIGMFEMILVRMNKGKSTNVLWIVMVIALLIVLYLGLRLPLGLHPFA; this comes from the coding sequence ATGTTTGATAATACACATGCCCATATTACAACGTGGGTTGTTGCCATCATTCTTTTCTTTGTAGCGGTCGGACTGCATAACGCAGGGAAGAAAAAAGGCATGAAAGTTGTACATATGATCTTACGATTATTTTACTTGCTCATTATTCTAACCGGTGCCCTTTTATTCTGGAAGCATCAGGGAATCAATCCGGCCCTTTATGGCATTAAAGGATTGGTGGGAATATGGGTGATCGGTATGTTTGAGATGATCCTGGTCCGCATGAATAAAGGAAAAAGCACGAATGTATTGTGGATTGTCATGGTGATTGCGCTACTCATTGTTCTATACTTGGGACTGCGTTTACCACTTGGGTTACATCCATTTGCATAA
- a CDS encoding spore germination protein GerPE, producing the protein MFKRYSIVNKLDGITLSFSSLYQLGDSENINALSFAYAVQREKEFFLTSEGSFDSSVFQGPLKKPPYDPTVRVNRLNLCPIKVDQVFIKATAFSSIIHIGNTSSVAMEARVKHIRQLESKKHEEVENFETIDQPD; encoded by the coding sequence ATGTTTAAGCGATATTCGATTGTAAATAAATTAGACGGCATTACGTTATCCTTTAGTTCTCTCTATCAACTGGGCGATTCCGAAAACATAAACGCTCTATCCTTTGCCTATGCTGTTCAACGGGAGAAAGAGTTTTTCTTGACGAGCGAAGGAAGCTTTGATTCCAGTGTCTTTCAAGGACCACTGAAAAAACCACCTTACGATCCCACTGTCAGGGTCAATAGACTAAACCTTTGTCCGATCAAGGTAGATCAAGTATTTATCAAGGCTACGGCTTTCTCTTCCATCATCCATATTGGAAATACGTCGAGTGTAGCCATGGAAGCAAGAGTGAAACACATCCGTCAGCTTGAATCTAAAAAGCATGAAGAGGTGGAAAATTTCGAAACCATAGATCAGCCAGACTAA
- a CDS encoding spore germination protein codes for MPAIVGIAQVINVGSSAVFHIGDVFNISPISTAKTFAGAGSFITGRGISVYNESSLTYTVDDDGMDQGINFTL; via the coding sequence ATGCCTGCAATTGTAGGAATAGCACAAGTCATAAACGTCGGTTCCAGTGCCGTCTTTCACATTGGGGACGTCTTTAACATCAGTCCGATATCAACAGCCAAAACCTTTGCCGGTGCAGGTTCATTTATTACAGGTAGAGGGATTTCCGTCTATAATGAAAGTTCCTTGACCTACACGGTGGACGATGATGGAATGGATCAAGGAATAAACTTTACCCTATGA
- a CDS encoding spore germination protein, with protein MPALVGPVAILNVGGGSVQFGDTGIISPKSASKTFSGSGGFNTGPFQLSYNVFSVNTTFDCNVVDQPITGNN; from the coding sequence ATGCCCGCTTTAGTAGGTCCTGTCGCTATTCTTAATGTAGGTGGAGGAAGTGTACAGTTTGGGGATACAGGTATTATCTCCCCTAAGTCCGCATCGAAAACGTTCAGTGGTTCTGGTGGATTCAATACCGGACCATTTCAACTGAGCTACAATGTCTTCAGTGTTAATACAACATTTGATTGTAATGTCGTAGACCAGCCAATTACCGGAAATAACTAA
- a CDS encoding DUF2777 family protein, with translation MSNIFRSNILKSQKRSFSEGTALFEEDTWFFFEIDAEEESELEFYLNHELKVYRDGEWLSGVLLEDGIIVTPYERIRIENGDRIQIKKNILYSLENLLEEISDDAFHQFTTALNNLGYSIYDSIFCHNHLVFLGNQKIKEGVNFITFDNGVEVCAVQHHFTYYKKKRDRFEFTLSTGRRIVIESFNI, from the coding sequence TTGAGCAACATATTTCGATCAAACATTTTAAAATCCCAAAAAAGATCTTTTTCCGAAGGCACTGCTTTATTCGAAGAAGATACATGGTTCTTTTTCGAGATTGACGCCGAGGAAGAATCTGAGCTCGAATTTTACCTCAATCATGAACTGAAAGTGTATAGAGATGGAGAGTGGCTTTCTGGCGTTCTCTTGGAAGATGGTATCATTGTCACCCCCTATGAGCGAATAAGAATCGAGAATGGCGATCGAATTCAAATAAAGAAGAATATATTGTATTCATTGGAGAATTTATTAGAAGAGATTTCGGATGATGCCTTTCACCAGTTTACAACAGCCTTAAATAACCTGGGCTATTCGATTTATGACAGTATCTTCTGCCATAACCACCTTGTCTTCCTTGGAAACCAAAAAATTAAGGAAGGCGTAAACTTCATCACGTTTGATAACGGTGTGGAAGTATGTGCTGTCCAGCATCACTTCACCTACTACAAGAAGAAACGCGACCGCTTTGAATTCACTTTAAGTACGGGTAGAAGAATTGTCATTGAAAGCTTTAATATTTGA
- a CDS encoding fumarylacetoacetate hydrolase family protein — protein MKFVSYAVEGNETYGVEVEGRILDLAGVDGLPGDLLQGIESGEGFLESVEALLREKGEALSSFAKDEVQWLSPMPTVKRNIMCVGKNYREHAIEMGGEQDIPKNIMIFTKATHTVIGPGETVLHHDDITDELDYEGELAVIIGKKGRGISPEEAMDHVFGYSILNDITARDLQKKHGQFFIGKSLDTTCPMGPFLVTKDEVDDPQNLSITTKVNGEIRQSSNTGQMIFSIPTIISTLSKGMTLLPGDVIATGTPSGVGKGYKPPRFLRKGDVVEIEIEGLGILTNPLQA, from the coding sequence ATGAAATTCGTTAGCTATGCAGTTGAGGGGAACGAAACATATGGAGTGGAAGTGGAAGGAAGGATCCTTGATTTAGCAGGGGTGGACGGATTACCCGGGGATTTACTTCAGGGAATCGAATCCGGGGAAGGTTTTCTTGAAAGTGTGGAAGCTCTTCTTAGGGAAAAGGGTGAAGCTCTTTCATCATTTGCAAAGGATGAAGTGCAATGGCTTTCCCCGATGCCGACAGTGAAAAGAAACATTATGTGTGTAGGAAAGAACTATCGTGAACATGCCATTGAAATGGGTGGTGAACAGGATATCCCGAAGAATATCATGATTTTCACGAAAGCAACCCATACGGTCATCGGTCCCGGGGAAACGGTGCTTCATCATGATGACATCACAGACGAGCTTGATTATGAAGGGGAACTGGCCGTGATCATCGGAAAGAAAGGGAGAGGGATTTCTCCTGAAGAAGCGATGGACCATGTGTTTGGTTATTCGATCCTGAATGATATCACAGCCCGTGACCTCCAAAAAAAACACGGCCAATTTTTCATAGGAAAAAGCCTGGATACAACTTGCCCGATGGGTCCGTTCCTTGTGACAAAGGATGAAGTGGATGACCCTCAGAACCTGTCCATCACCACGAAGGTCAATGGCGAAATTCGCCAGTCTTCCAATACGGGACAAATGATTTTCTCCATTCCGACGATCATTTCCACCCTGTCCAAAGGAATGACGCTGTTGCCGGGGGATGTCATTGCGACAGGTACACCTTCTGGAGTAGGAAAAGGCTACAAGCCCCCACGCTTTTTGAGAAAGGGAGATGTAGTGGAAATCGAAATAGAAGGATTGGGAATTTTGACAAATCCGTTACAGGCTTAG